In the Salmo trutta chromosome 33, fSalTru1.1, whole genome shotgun sequence genome, one interval contains:
- the LOC115172221 gene encoding guanine nucleotide-binding protein G(I)/G(S)/G(O) subunit gamma-2-like, producing the protein MASNNTACIAQARKLVEQLKMEANIDRIKVSKAAADLMSYCEAHAKEDPLLSPVPASENPFREKKFFCAIL; encoded by the exons ATGGCGTCCAACAACACAGCATGCATCGCCCAGGCCAGGAAACTGGTAGAGCAACTGAAGATGGAGGCCAACATAGACAGGATAAAG GTGTCCAAAGCAGCAGCAGACTTAATGTCATACTGCGAAGCCCATGCCAAAGAGGACCCCCTCCTGTCGCCAGTGCCCGCATCCGAAAACCCTTTTAGGGAGAAGAAGTTCTTCTGTGCCATCCTGTAA